A genome region from Haliotis asinina isolate JCU_RB_2024 chromosome 11, JCU_Hal_asi_v2, whole genome shotgun sequence includes the following:
- the LOC137255372 gene encoding uncharacterized protein — translation MKFHKRLMSSVILSAMVSTLLIFCIKLGTTSLSELTGMFRAFRLRVSLQPAQYKSPCVHDFLKSVEPTVDLERFCGNSWNRSDILCEQFFFQNGLTIENNCLLPADRNLVPRIVYYVIFSPQPGKPPNFLFMHYLSVVSAKRFISPWAIYVISDAPPYGYWWTRVLSDVRGVRFVFRPAPYLTSEKLVYIQHASDIVRLQVLIVNGGIYLDTDMMILRPIDALLNTSLTMGLIDNGTGMGNAFIVSKRNSEFLREWYSGYRHYNKSHIFENSLWTAKRMWLKNKGSVNEIADMIYRPNWFESAKMFKQAGYDWKSRYAVHVWHRHGHVPENPDEMNKLNTTLGEIFRFVYYGSEKMVQS, via the exons ATGAAATTCCACAAGCGATTGATGTCGTCAGTGATACTTTCCGCTATGGTGTCAACCCTGTTGATATTCTGTATAAAGCTGGGGACCACGTCGCTCTCCGAGCTGACTGGTATGTTCCGAGCCTTCAGACTCCGTGTGTCGCTCCAACCCGCACAGTATAAGTCGCCATGTGTTCACGACTTTCTCAAAAGTGTGGAGCCCACAGTAGATTTGGAACGATTTTGTGGAAACTCATGGAACAGAAGTGATATTTTGTGTGAACAATTTTTCTTCCAAAATGGGCTGACCATTGAGAATAACTGTTTATTGCCTGCAGACCGGAACCTAGTTCCACGTATTGTGTACTACGTCATCTTCTCCCCGCAACCGGGGAAACCGCCAAATTTTCTCTTCATGCACTATCTGAGCGTTGTGAGTGCCAAAAGATTTATCTCCCCCTGGGCAATATACGTTATATCTGATGCTCCTCCATATGGCTACTGGTGGACGCGCGTGCTGAGTGACGTCAGAGGAGTGCGATTTGTTTTTCGACCTGCCCCCTACCTCACGTCAGAAAAGCTGGTCTACATACAGCATGCAAGTGACATAGTCCGTCTACAGGTGCTCATAG TGAACGGTGGCATCTATCTGGACACCGACATGATGATACTGCGGCCAATAGACGCTCTCCTCAACACCAGTCTCACTATGGGGTTGATCGACAACGGCACGGGGATGGGCAACGCTTTCATTGTCTCTAAGAGGAATTCAGAATTTCTGCGAGAATGGTATTCCGGATATCGTCATTACAATAAAtctcacattttcgagaacTCACTGTGGACCGCCAAACGTATGTGGCTTAAGAACAAAGGGTCAGTAAATGAAATAGCCGACATGATATACCGACCAAACTGGTTCGAGTCGGCTAAGATGTTCAAACAAGCCGGTTATGACTGGAAGTCTCGCTACGCTGTGCACGTTTGGCATCGTCACGGGCATGTGCCTGAAAACCCAGACGAGATGAACAAACTCAATACTACACTGGGGGAAATATTTAGGTTTGTGTACTACGGCAGTGAAAAGATGGTACAGTCATGa